A genomic segment from Polyangia bacterium encodes:
- the ppk1 gene encoding polyphosphate kinase 1, translating to MEAVLKAGDFSTGGNGVVSALPVVESVPLDHPSLYLNREMAWLAFNDRVLAEALDPRWPLLERLKFLAIHASNLDEFFMIRVSGLHDQLEAALIETSPDGLSPQDQLKRIGQTVRKQLQTATKLLADDLLPALAGRGIHIRDWKTLDAETQTLARRYFRRSVFPIITPLAVDPGHPFPFLSNLSLSLAIEARDPATKERRFARVKVPESLPRFVVLSELRPAAGAGKVAAEVGTHDVLPLEQLIAASLDDLFPGMEVLSCYPFRVTRDMDIAILEDEAHDLLSIVDREVRRRRFGACVRLEVDVGIPARIRRLLVEKMEIDEEDVYESAGPLGLSALMTMAFLPRPDLHDPPFTSRVPAELADNADPFAVIRAGDVLLHHPYDSFAPVLELLRRSADDRDVMGIKMTLYRTGSNAEVVRLLIRAAENGKQVAVSIELKARFDEENNIAWARALERAGAHVFFGHAGSKTHAKVALIVRREKDGLRRYVHLSTGNYNESTARIYTDIGLFTANWDIGEDVSEFFNALSGFSKKGLHRKLSVAPAALADAISAKIDEQAERAKAGKPARIFAKMNALVDMRVIQSLYRASMAGVPIDLCIRGVCCLRPGIAGVSENIRVISVVGRFLEHERVFVFGAAGEEEVFLSSADWMPRNLYRRVEVMFPVLAEKLREQIRHEVVEPALHDNSRVYLMDAAGEYHRRHPDPEAGSPPRNAQDEVLDRVLRRNIQAVAVG from the coding sequence ATGGAAGCCGTTTTGAAGGCAGGGGACTTTTCCACAGGCGGCAACGGCGTCGTCAGCGCGTTGCCCGTCGTTGAATCGGTGCCGCTGGATCACCCGTCGCTGTACCTGAACCGCGAGATGGCCTGGCTGGCGTTCAACGACCGCGTCCTGGCCGAAGCCTTGGATCCGCGCTGGCCGCTGCTGGAACGCCTGAAATTTTTGGCTATCCACGCCTCGAACCTGGACGAGTTCTTCATGATCCGCGTCTCCGGCTTGCACGATCAGCTGGAGGCGGCGTTGATCGAGACCAGCCCCGACGGCCTGTCACCGCAAGATCAGCTCAAGCGCATCGGGCAGACCGTTCGCAAGCAGCTGCAAACGGCGACCAAGCTGCTGGCCGACGATCTGTTGCCGGCCCTGGCGGGGCGTGGGATCCACATTCGCGATTGGAAGACGCTGGACGCCGAGACGCAGACGCTGGCGCGCCGTTACTTCCGGCGATCGGTGTTTCCGATCATCACGCCGCTGGCCGTGGATCCCGGGCACCCGTTTCCGTTTCTGTCGAACCTTTCCTTGTCGCTGGCCATCGAGGCGCGCGATCCGGCCACCAAAGAGCGACGGTTCGCCCGGGTCAAGGTGCCGGAGAGCTTGCCGCGTTTTGTGGTGCTGTCCGAACTGCGTCCGGCGGCCGGTGCCGGCAAGGTGGCCGCCGAGGTCGGCACCCACGACGTCCTGCCGCTGGAGCAGCTGATCGCCGCCAGCCTGGACGATCTGTTCCCCGGCATGGAAGTGCTGAGCTGCTATCCGTTTCGCGTCACCCGCGACATGGACATCGCCATCCTGGAGGACGAGGCCCACGATCTGCTGTCGATCGTCGACCGCGAGGTGAGGCGCCGACGCTTCGGCGCCTGCGTGCGCCTGGAGGTCGACGTCGGCATTCCGGCGCGCATCCGCCGCTTGCTGGTCGAGAAGATGGAGATCGACGAGGAAGACGTCTACGAATCGGCGGGCCCGCTGGGCCTGAGCGCTTTGATGACGATGGCGTTCTTGCCGCGTCCCGATCTGCACGATCCGCCGTTCACCTCGCGCGTGCCGGCCGAGCTGGCCGACAACGCCGATCCGTTCGCGGTCATTCGCGCCGGCGACGTGCTGCTGCACCACCCGTATGATTCCTTCGCCCCGGTGTTGGAGCTTTTGCGGCGATCGGCGGACGATCGCGACGTCATGGGGATCAAGATGACGCTCTACCGCACAGGCTCGAACGCCGAGGTGGTGCGGCTTTTGATTCGCGCCGCCGAGAACGGCAAGCAGGTCGCCGTGTCGATCGAGCTCAAGGCCCGCTTCGACGAGGAGAACAACATCGCCTGGGCGCGCGCCCTGGAACGCGCCGGTGCGCACGTGTTCTTCGGCCACGCCGGTTCAAAGACGCACGCCAAGGTGGCGTTGATTGTCCGCCGCGAAAAAGACGGCTTGCGACGTTATGTGCACCTGTCGACCGGCAACTACAACGAATCGACCGCCCGCATCTACACCGATATCGGCCTTTTCACCGCCAACTGGGACATCGGCGAGGACGTGTCGGAGTTCTTCAACGCCCTGTCCGGTTTTTCCAAGAAGGGCCTGCACCGCAAGCTGTCCGTCGCCCCGGCCGCCCTGGCCGACGCCATCAGCGCCAAGATTGACGAGCAGGCCGAGCGCGCCAAGGCCGGCAAGCCGGCGCGCATCTTCGCCAAGATGAACGCGCTGGTGGACATGCGGGTGATCCAGTCGCTTTATCGGGCGTCGATGGCTGGCGTACCGATTGATCTGTGCATCCGCGGCGTCTGTTGCTTGCGTCCCGGGATCGCCGGCGTATCCGAGAACATCCGGGTCATTTCAGTGGTCGGACGCTTTCTCGAACACGAGCGGGTCTTTGTTTTTGGCGCCGCCGGCGAGGAAGAGGTCTTCCTGTCGTCGGCCGACTGGATGCCGCGCAACCTCTACCGCCGCGTCGAGGTGATGTTCCCCGTGCTGGCGGAGAAACTGCGCGAGCAGATCCGCCACGAGGTGGTCGAGCCCGCGTTGCACGACAACTCACGCGTCTACCTGATGGACGCTGCCGGCGAATACCATCGTCGCCACCCCGACCCCGAGGCGGGCAGCCCGCCGCGCAACGCCCAGGACGAGGTCCTGGATCGCGTCCTTCGCCGCAACATCCAGGCCGTGGCGGTGGGGTGA
- a CDS encoding ABC transporter substrate-binding protein/permease, which yields MTLRECRSFAPIFLALAATLTCGCRAVTGGGALARVRKSGVLRWGADEQGGEPFVFEDPKQGGKLSGFEVDLAEELGRTLGVRAVFVQNDWSNLVPSLERGTFDIALNGLEITAARAGRVRFSRPYFLFSERLVARVSDGSVRDLASLRGRRVGTLANSQAWEMLQASGALPIPYEGVEEPFIDLENGRTDGVLLDDIIVDRYAPGHAGLRVVGDVAQGRYAIAVRRDAPDLQAALDRALDQLIASGRLRAILRTYGLDSARQDGLSTATVNASTAGTGVGAPRSIDVHQLLLFLQGALVTLLISCAAMALAITLGVALATLRMLVPRVAWLVRAYIEIFRGTPVLLQLYVLYYGLADVLSLDAWTAAIVGLGLNYAAYEAEIYRAGVASVPRGQIEAAQSLGMNGRTAFRCVVMPQALRVALPGMTNDFIAMLKDSALVSVITVVELTKRMTITAVDLRGWLLPGLLCAALYFMMSYPLSRVARRLERHLTR from the coding sequence GTGACGCTGCGCGAATGCCGGTCTTTCGCCCCGATTTTTCTCGCCCTGGCGGCCACACTGACTTGTGGTTGCCGCGCTGTCACCGGCGGCGGGGCGCTGGCTCGGGTACGGAAAAGCGGCGTCTTGCGCTGGGGCGCCGACGAGCAGGGCGGCGAGCCGTTCGTCTTCGAAGATCCCAAACAGGGCGGCAAGCTGTCCGGATTCGAGGTGGACCTCGCCGAGGAGCTGGGACGCACCCTGGGTGTGCGGGCGGTGTTCGTGCAGAACGACTGGTCGAATCTGGTCCCGTCGCTGGAGCGCGGGACCTTCGATATCGCCCTGAACGGCCTCGAGATCACGGCGGCGCGCGCCGGGCGGGTGCGCTTTTCGCGGCCGTATTTTCTTTTCTCCGAACGGCTGGTGGCGCGGGTCAGCGACGGCAGCGTCCGCGATCTGGCGTCGCTGCGCGGGCGGCGGGTGGGCACGCTGGCCAACTCGCAGGCCTGGGAGATGTTGCAGGCGTCGGGCGCGCTGCCGATCCCGTACGAAGGCGTCGAGGAGCCGTTCATCGATCTCGAAAATGGGCGCACCGACGGTGTCCTGCTGGACGACATCATCGTCGACCGTTATGCCCCCGGGCACGCCGGCCTGCGCGTGGTGGGCGACGTGGCCCAGGGCCGATACGCCATCGCCGTGCGCCGGGACGCGCCCGATCTGCAGGCGGCCCTCGACCGCGCGCTGGATCAGCTGATCGCCAGCGGCCGGCTGCGGGCGATCCTGCGGACCTACGGTCTTGACAGCGCGCGCCAGGATGGGCTCTCGACGGCGACAGTGAACGCCTCGACGGCCGGCACCGGCGTGGGCGCACCGCGATCGATTGACGTCCACCAGCTGTTGCTTTTCCTGCAAGGCGCGCTGGTGACGCTGCTGATCTCCTGCGCGGCGATGGCGCTGGCGATCACGCTGGGCGTGGCGCTGGCGACGCTGCGGATGCTGGTCCCGCGCGTGGCCTGGCTGGTGAGGGCGTACATCGAGATCTTTCGTGGCACGCCGGTGCTGCTTCAGCTTTATGTTCTTTATTACGGCCTGGCGGACGTGCTGTCGCTGGACGCCTGGACCGCCGCCATCGTCGGCCTGGGCCTGAACTATGCGGCATATGAGGCGGAGATCTATCGCGCCGGCGTGGCGTCGGTGCCGCGCGGTCAGATCGAGGCGGCGCAGTCGCTGGGCATGAACGGCCGCACGGCCTTTCGCTGCGTGGTCATGCCGCAAGCGTTGCGCGTGGCCCTGCCCGGCATGACCAACGACTTCATCGCCATGCTGAAGGACAGCGCGCTGGTCTCGGTGATCACGGTCGTCGAGCTGACCAAGCGCATGACCATCACGGCCGTCGACCTGCGCGGCTGGCTGCTGCCAGGGCTTCTGTGCGCGGCGCTGTACTTCATGATGAGCTATCCACTGTCGCGGGTGGCGCGGCGGTTGGAACGCCACCTCACGCGGTAG